One region of Haloprofundus salilacus genomic DNA includes:
- the samp2 gene encoding ubiquitin-like small modifier protein SAMP2 — translation MDVSVEIVGEERREVAISDDATYADLVSAVDLSPHEVSVLVDGRPVPEDQPVETDRVKVLRLIKGGGR, via the coding sequence ATGGACGTGAGCGTGGAGATCGTCGGCGAGGAGCGCCGCGAGGTGGCCATCTCCGACGACGCGACGTACGCCGACCTCGTGTCGGCGGTCGACCTCAGCCCCCACGAGGTGTCGGTGCTGGTCGACGGCCGCCCGGTGCCCGAGGACCAACCCGTCGAGACGGACCGGGTGAAGGTGCTCCGACTCATCAAAGGCGGCGGTCGGTGA
- a CDS encoding hemolysin family protein, translating to MGLPLLHTTHSLPLQSAQAIGPVPVNSTTVFIGGVVTIGILITLSAFFSSSEIAMFSLAKHRIDSLVDDNVPNAETVQSLKENPHRLLVTILVGNNIVNIAMSSITTGLLGYYQFSGLESVLISTLGITTLVLLFGESAPKSYAVENTESWALRIARPLKYSEYVLYPLVIFFDYLTRVVNRFTGGQSSIESSYITRDEIQDMIETGEREGVIEEEEREMLDRIFRFTSTIAKEVMTPRLDVTAVPKDATIDEAIETCVQADHERIPVYDGNLDNIIGIVNVRDLVREKHYGEGGNSLDNVVKPTLHVPESKNVDELLAEMQDNRLQMVVVIDEFGTTEGIITLEDVAEEIVGDILEGDEEEAFDTVDERTTLVRGEVNIDEVNEVLDLELPEGEEFETLAGFIFNRAGRLVEEGEEIEYDGVVIHIEEVDNTRIMRARITTPESAANDDEDGSDEFDEADQPSETDQPSRT from the coding sequence ATGGGTTTGCCGCTGCTACATACGACTCATTCTCTGCCTCTTCAGTCCGCTCAAGCAATCGGTCCAGTGCCGGTTAACTCGACGACTGTCTTCATCGGCGGCGTGGTAACCATCGGGATTCTCATCACGCTCTCGGCGTTCTTCTCGTCCTCCGAGATAGCGATGTTCTCGCTGGCGAAACACCGCATCGACTCGCTCGTCGACGATAACGTCCCGAACGCGGAGACGGTGCAGTCGCTGAAAGAGAACCCCCACCGCCTCCTGGTGACGATTCTCGTCGGCAACAACATCGTCAACATCGCGATGTCCTCCATAACGACCGGGCTGTTGGGATACTACCAGTTCAGCGGTCTCGAATCGGTCCTCATTTCGACGCTCGGCATCACGACGCTCGTCCTGCTCTTCGGCGAGAGCGCGCCGAAGTCCTACGCGGTGGAAAACACCGAGTCGTGGGCGCTGCGCATCGCTCGCCCGCTGAAGTACTCCGAGTACGTGCTCTACCCGCTCGTCATCTTCTTCGACTACCTGACGCGGGTCGTCAACCGGTTCACCGGCGGACAGTCCTCCATCGAGTCGTCGTACATCACCCGCGACGAGATTCAGGACATGATAGAGACCGGAGAGCGCGAGGGCGTCATCGAGGAGGAAGAACGCGAGATGCTCGACCGCATCTTCCGCTTCACCAGCACCATCGCCAAGGAGGTGATGACGCCGCGTCTCGACGTAACGGCCGTGCCGAAAGACGCGACCATCGACGAGGCCATCGAGACGTGTGTACAGGCCGACCACGAGCGAATCCCCGTCTACGACGGTAACCTCGACAACATCATCGGCATCGTCAATGTGCGCGACCTCGTCCGCGAGAAGCACTACGGCGAGGGCGGTAACAGCCTCGACAACGTAGTCAAACCGACGCTGCACGTCCCCGAGTCGAAGAACGTCGACGAGCTGCTGGCGGAGATGCAGGACAACCGCCTCCAGATGGTCGTCGTCATCGACGAGTTCGGTACTACCGAGGGCATCATCACGCTCGAAGACGTCGCCGAGGAGATCGTCGGCGACATCCTCGAAGGCGACGAGGAGGAGGCGTTCGACACCGTCGACGAGCGGACGACGCTCGTTCGCGGCGAGGTCAACATCGACGAGGTGAACGAGGTGCTCGACCTCGAACTGCCGGAGGGCGAGGAGTTCGAGACGCTCGCCGGGTTCATCTTCAACCGAGCGGGACGACTCGTCGAGGAGGGTGAGGAGATAGAGTACGACGGCGTCGTCATCCACATCGAGGAGGTCGACAACACCCGCATCATGCGGGCGCGCATCACGACGCCGGAGTCGGCCGCGAACGACGACGAAGACGGGTCGGACGAGTTCGACGAGGCCGATCAACCGTCAGAAACCGACCAACCGTCACGAACCTAA
- a CDS encoding metallophosphoesterase yields MLTVVSDTHATDSHRLRGRTLQAVRDAEVVVHAGDFMTGRVLNAFVDESARFRGVYGNNDDAEIRNRLPAARTVEYEGIRFAVTHTRRGGDTALTLFGRERDADAVIFGHSHRPVFDRTGPLALLNPGSHAEPRGYRAAHAELEPEGDGLRGRLCTPDGDVFERFRIGPK; encoded by the coding sequence GTGCTCACCGTCGTCTCCGACACCCACGCTACCGACTCGCACCGCCTGCGAGGCAGAACCCTCCAAGCGGTCCGCGACGCCGAGGTGGTCGTCCACGCGGGCGACTTCATGACCGGACGCGTGCTCAACGCGTTCGTCGACGAATCTGCGAGGTTTCGCGGCGTCTACGGCAACAACGACGACGCCGAGATTCGAAATCGACTCCCCGCCGCCCGAACCGTCGAGTATGAGGGTATCCGCTTCGCCGTAACCCACACCCGCCGCGGCGGCGACACGGCGCTCACGCTGTTCGGTCGAGAACGCGACGCCGACGCGGTCATCTTCGGGCACAGTCACCGTCCGGTTTTCGACAGAACGGGACCGCTGGCGCTTCTGAACCCAGGGAGCCACGCCGAACCGCGCGGCTACCGGGCGGCGCACGCCGAGTTAGAACCTGAGGGCGACGGACTCCGCGGACGCCTCTGCACGCCGGACGGCGACGTATTCGAGAGATTCCGCATCGGCCCGAAGTAG
- a CDS encoding inorganic phosphate transporter, whose product MVAVETLATFVVAALASLFMAWAIGAGSSGSTPFAPAVGANAISVMRAGFIVGILGFAGAVLQGASVTEAVGTELIVGVNLSAIAATVGLLTAAALVAVGVFTGYPIATAFTVTGAVVGVGLALGGAPAWAKYQEIVALWVLTPFVGGGIAYGTAKMLRSERVAERVAVPLLAGLVGALVANVQFSILGPGSEGASIATAVAAGAAIPSVSGLPVGRLLVTLVVAALVTALLYRDMVRDAAAGQRRFLLVLGGLVAFSAGGSQVGLAIGPLVPLLGPAMPVPLLAVLVGGGLGLLAGSWTGAPRMIKAIAQDYSSLGPRRSIAALIPSFAIAQAAVAFGIPVSFNEIIVSAIIGSGYAAGGSGVSRQKMLYTVLAWVGSLALALGLSYGLFWAVDWLFAAV is encoded by the coding sequence ATGGTAGCTGTCGAGACCCTCGCGACGTTCGTCGTAGCGGCGCTCGCCAGTCTTTTCATGGCGTGGGCTATCGGTGCCGGGTCGTCGGGGTCAACGCCGTTTGCTCCCGCGGTCGGAGCGAACGCCATCTCGGTGATGCGAGCGGGGTTCATCGTCGGCATCCTCGGCTTCGCCGGCGCGGTACTCCAGGGGGCGAGCGTCACCGAAGCCGTCGGCACCGAACTCATCGTCGGCGTCAACCTCTCGGCTATCGCGGCGACGGTCGGTCTCTTAACCGCCGCCGCGCTCGTCGCTGTCGGCGTCTTCACGGGGTATCCCATCGCCACGGCGTTCACCGTCACCGGGGCCGTCGTCGGCGTGGGTCTCGCGCTCGGTGGCGCACCCGCGTGGGCGAAGTATCAGGAGATCGTGGCGCTGTGGGTGCTCACGCCGTTCGTGGGCGGCGGCATCGCCTACGGGACGGCCAAGATGCTCCGGAGCGAACGCGTCGCCGAACGCGTCGCCGTTCCGCTTCTCGCCGGTCTCGTCGGCGCGCTCGTCGCGAACGTGCAGTTTTCGATACTCGGACCGGGTAGTGAGGGGGCGAGCATCGCCACCGCCGTCGCCGCCGGAGCTGCGATCCCGTCCGTCTCGGGGCTTCCAGTCGGTCGTCTGCTCGTGACGCTCGTCGTCGCCGCCCTTGTCACCGCGCTGCTCTACCGGGACATGGTTCGCGACGCCGCCGCCGGACAGCGACGGTTCCTCCTCGTCCTCGGCGGACTCGTCGCGTTCTCGGCGGGCGGCAGTCAGGTCGGTCTGGCCATCGGCCCGCTGGTTCCGCTGCTCGGCCCGGCGATGCCGGTGCCGCTTCTCGCGGTTCTCGTCGGCGGCGGTCTCGGCTTGCTGGCGGGGTCGTGGACCGGCGCGCCGCGGATGATAAAGGCCATCGCGCAGGACTACTCCTCGCTCGGCCCCCGCCGTTCCATCGCGGCGCTCATCCCCTCGTTCGCCATCGCGCAGGCGGCCGTCGCCTTCGGTATCCCCGTCTCGTTCAACGAGATAATCGTTAGCGCCATCATCGGTAGCGGCTACGCCGCCGGCGGCAGCGGTGTGAGTCGTCAGAAGATGCTATACACAGTTCTCGCGTGGGTCGGGTCGCTGGCGCTGGCGCTCGGGTTAAGCTACGGGCTGTTTTGGGCCGTCGACTGGCTGTTTGCCGCGGTGTGA
- a CDS encoding GIY-YIG nuclease family protein, which yields MHYVYVVECADGSYYTGYTTDVRRRVAEHNAGDGAKYTRGRTPVELVHSESYSSKSAAMSREYEIKQLSRRQKERLVDVRPPER from the coding sequence GTGCACTACGTCTACGTCGTCGAGTGCGCCGATGGCAGTTACTACACCGGCTACACGACCGACGTACGGCGACGCGTCGCCGAACACAACGCGGGCGACGGGGCGAAGTACACGCGGGGACGGACGCCGGTCGAACTGGTCCACTCGGAGTCGTACTCGTCGAAGTCCGCGGCCATGAGCCGCGAGTACGAGATAAAACAGCTCTCGCGTCGACAGAAGGAGCGACTCGTCGACGTCCGTCCTCCCGAACGTTGA
- a CDS encoding NADPH-dependent FMN reductase — MTRVVAVSGSRRDGSYTREALKYALNAAAETGVDTDFIDLGAVDLPLYHPDRDEQGESADLMRRMREADGVILGSPVYHGSYSSTFRSFHDYCSFDEYEDTVVGLLATAGGGSYGSTLEHMRSTVRGVHGYVVPHQVGIRKAYEKFEDRSEPATNGEPAYELVDEAIEERIEKLGRTVAEHAKQVSAGNSPFASE; from the coding sequence ATGACACGCGTCGTCGCAGTGTCCGGGAGCCGCCGTGACGGCAGTTACACCCGCGAGGCACTGAAGTACGCTCTGAACGCGGCAGCCGAGACCGGCGTCGACACCGACTTCATCGACCTCGGTGCGGTCGACCTACCGCTGTACCACCCCGACAGAGACGAGCAGGGCGAGTCCGCCGACCTGATGCGCCGGATGCGCGAAGCCGACGGCGTCATCTTGGGTTCGCCCGTCTACCACGGGTCGTACTCCTCGACGTTCCGAAGCTTCCACGACTACTGCTCGTTCGACGAGTACGAGGACACCGTGGTCGGCCTGCTGGCGACCGCCGGCGGCGGTTCCTACGGCAGCACGCTCGAACACATGCGCAGCACGGTCCGCGGCGTCCACGGCTACGTCGTCCCGCACCAGGTCGGCATCCGCAAAGCATACGAGAAATTCGAAGACCGAAGCGAACCCGCGACGAACGGCGAACCGGCGTACGAACTCGTCGACGAGGCTATCGAAGAACGAATCGAGAAACTCGGCCGCACGGTCGCCGAGCACGCCAAGCAAGTGAGCGCCGGAAACAGTCCGTTTGCGAGCGAGTAA
- a CDS encoding helix-turn-helix domain-containing protein, translating to MAVVTEIYIPSDSFALGTLLTANDEFHVEFERLVPAGGQVLPIFWAWGGEFETFESRVRASRFVDELTVIERVDDRTLYSVIWDSEVYGFVDGLAKANAVILSAHGSDDQSWNFRLLFRSHESLSSFHDFLLSNDIPYTLGSVQTLVEANLGDERVDLTPEQREALLLAYQRGYFDSPSRVTLTELADELGITQQALSQRIRRGNEQLLAELFAGERPI from the coding sequence ATGGCCGTCGTCACCGAAATCTACATTCCGTCGGATTCGTTCGCGCTGGGGACGCTGCTTACGGCGAACGACGAGTTTCACGTCGAGTTCGAGCGTCTCGTCCCCGCCGGCGGACAGGTGTTGCCCATCTTCTGGGCGTGGGGCGGGGAGTTCGAGACGTTCGAATCGCGCGTTCGGGCCAGTCGGTTCGTCGACGAACTTACCGTCATCGAACGCGTCGACGATCGAACGCTCTACTCGGTGATCTGGGACTCTGAAGTGTACGGGTTCGTCGACGGACTGGCGAAGGCGAACGCGGTTATCCTCAGCGCGCACGGCTCCGACGACCAGAGTTGGAATTTCCGCCTCCTGTTTCGCTCCCACGAGTCTCTCTCGTCGTTTCACGACTTCCTCCTGAGCAACGACATCCCCTACACGCTCGGCAGCGTGCAGACGCTGGTCGAGGCGAACCTCGGCGACGAGCGCGTCGACCTGACGCCGGAACAGCGCGAGGCGCTGCTTCTGGCGTACCAGCGCGGCTACTTCGACTCGCCGAGTCGCGTGACGTTGACGGAACTCGCTGACGAACTGGGAATCACCCAGCAGGCGCTCTCACAGCGTATCCGCCGCGGGAACGAACAGCTGCTCGCCGAACTGTTCGCCGGCGAACGTCCCATCTGA
- a CDS encoding replication factor C small subunit, translating into MSEAEGTPGREIWIEKYRPQTLDDVVGQDRIVERLQSYIEQRDLPHLLFAGPAGVGKTTCATAIAREVYGDDWRGNFLELNASDERGIDVVRDRIKNFARASFGGHDYRIIFLDEADSLTNDAQSALRRTMEQFSDNTRFILSCNYSSKIIDPIQSRCAVFRFSPLGDDAVDETVRHIAETEGIELTDDGAEALVYAANGDMRRGINSLQAAATTGEVVDEEAVYAITATARPEDIEEMVTRALDGDFAAARSKLDYLLTDVGMAGGDIIDQLHRSVWEFGLDDRAAVRLMERIGETDYRITEGANEQVQLEALLASLALDD; encoded by the coding sequence ATGAGCGAGGCCGAGGGAACGCCGGGTCGCGAAATCTGGATCGAGAAGTACCGCCCGCAGACGCTCGACGACGTCGTCGGGCAAGACCGCATCGTCGAACGCCTCCAGAGCTACATCGAACAGCGCGACCTGCCGCACCTGCTGTTCGCAGGTCCTGCCGGCGTTGGCAAAACCACCTGCGCCACCGCGATTGCCCGCGAGGTGTACGGCGACGACTGGCGCGGCAACTTCCTCGAACTCAACGCCTCCGACGAACGCGGCATCGACGTGGTGCGCGACCGAATCAAGAACTTCGCGCGTGCCTCCTTCGGCGGCCACGACTACCGAATCATCTTTCTCGACGAGGCCGACTCGCTGACGAACGACGCTCAATCCGCCCTGCGCAGGACGATGGAGCAGTTCTCCGACAACACCCGTTTCATCCTCTCGTGTAACTACTCCTCGAAGATAATCGACCCCATCCAGTCGCGGTGCGCCGTCTTCCGGTTCTCGCCGCTGGGCGACGACGCCGTCGACGAGACGGTCCGCCACATCGCCGAGACGGAGGGAATCGAGTTGACCGACGACGGGGCCGAGGCCCTCGTCTACGCGGCTAACGGCGACATGCGCCGCGGCATCAACTCGCTGCAGGCAGCGGCGACGACCGGCGAAGTCGTCGACGAGGAGGCTGTCTACGCCATCACCGCCACCGCCCGCCCCGAGGACATCGAAGAGATGGTGACGCGGGCGCTCGACGGCGACTTCGCCGCCGCGCGCTCGAAACTCGACTACCTCCTCACCGACGTGGGGATGGCCGGCGGCGACATCATCGACCAGCTCCACCGCTCGGTGTGGGAGTTCGGTCTCGACGACCGCGCGGCGGTCCGCCTGATGGAGCGCATCGGCGAGACCGACTATCGCATCACCGAGGGCGCGAACGAACAGGTGCAGTTGGAAGCGCTTCTTGCGTCGCTCGCGCTCGACGACTGA
- a CDS encoding helix-turn-helix domain-containing protein: MAVIAEISLPSTDFVLGQLLSDERELHVEFERIVSLGNETCPLFWVRHGEVDGFERRLAGCDAVDEYTALERFDDRVLYAVRWEPPSNGFLYGLDEANAVALRARWCDDGQWRLKLLFPSHEELSAFHEFCLDNEIRCTLGRIYPLDDSTSGRNVDSLTAEQREAISLALREGYFDTPSRTTLSQLSTQLEISQQALSQRIRRGTKAVFEEILSDADGP; the protein is encoded by the coding sequence ATGGCCGTCATCGCTGAAATTTCACTTCCATCTACTGATTTCGTTCTGGGACAACTGCTGAGCGACGAGAGGGAACTACACGTCGAGTTCGAGCGAATCGTCTCGCTCGGCAACGAGACGTGCCCGCTGTTTTGGGTCCGACACGGTGAGGTTGACGGGTTCGAGCGGCGACTCGCCGGATGCGACGCCGTCGACGAGTACACCGCGTTGGAACGGTTCGACGACCGAGTGCTGTACGCGGTGAGGTGGGAACCGCCGTCGAACGGTTTTCTCTACGGTCTCGACGAGGCCAACGCGGTGGCGCTGCGGGCGCGGTGGTGCGACGATGGACAGTGGCGGCTGAAACTTCTGTTTCCCTCTCACGAGGAGTTGTCGGCGTTTCACGAGTTCTGCCTCGACAACGAGATTCGCTGCACGCTTGGTCGAATCTATCCCCTGGACGACTCAACCTCCGGTCGAAACGTCGATTCGCTCACGGCCGAACAGCGGGAGGCGATCTCGCTCGCGCTGCGAGAGGGCTACTTCGACACCCCGAGTCGGACGACGCTCTCACAGCTGTCGACGCAGCTGGAAATCTCTCAACAGGCGCTCTCGCAACGGATTCGACGCGGAACGAAGGCCGTCTTCGAGGAGATACTGTCGGACGCCGACGGTCCGTAG
- a CDS encoding DUF7344 domain-containing protein gives MPKITQSETLPCSETELFEIFGDSVRRQVLSYLYSGSRKVVSTNELAERCIESDEVATDDSDQLASTLHHLHLPKLDDVGLLDYDPDAGEVLGPDEDTVDAGVAELMDVLSRVVE, from the coding sequence TTGCCGAAGATAACGCAGAGTGAGACGCTTCCCTGCTCGGAAACGGAACTGTTCGAGATCTTCGGCGACTCCGTCCGACGCCAGGTGCTCTCGTATCTCTACTCGGGGTCTCGGAAAGTCGTCTCGACGAACGAACTCGCCGAACGATGCATCGAATCGGATGAGGTGGCCACCGACGACTCCGACCAACTCGCGTCCACGCTTCACCACCTGCATCTCCCGAAACTCGACGATGTCGGGCTTCTCGACTACGACCCGGACGCCGGTGAGGTACTGGGTCCGGACGAAGACACCGTCGACGCGGGCGTCGCGGAGTTGATGGACGTCCTCTCCCGTGTCGTCGAGTAA
- a CDS encoding ArsR/SmtB family transcription factor, whose amino-acid sequence MAGLLPSTPDTANADPGDPRVIGLDSDAADELLSALSSRTARRVLAELHEEPTTPAELADRVDTSLQNVQYHLGNLEDAGIVEVVGTAYSEKGREMKVYGPSDRALVVVAGREEETNGLRALLSRLVGGVGVLGVASLVVDRLLGGPTAEFSPFAIGSSGGAKGQSGENTSGGAGSDGDAGSGGGSGDDGGAVDSGGATETADKATETADGAADTAAETTMEEGTESTRTLTDAPQTADSTEVATESTAADSGETTRTAADTAVDFGGEVLDAGGPTLLDVLVASPGFLFFLGGVAVLLVALFVRYRR is encoded by the coding sequence ATGGCCGGTCTGCTGCCCTCCACTCCGGACACCGCCAACGCCGACCCCGGCGACCCGCGCGTCATCGGTCTCGACAGCGACGCCGCCGACGAGTTGCTCTCGGCGCTCTCGTCGCGAACCGCCCGGCGCGTCCTCGCCGAACTCCACGAGGAACCGACGACGCCCGCCGAACTCGCCGACCGCGTCGACACGTCGTTACAGAACGTCCAGTACCACCTCGGCAACCTCGAAGACGCCGGTATCGTCGAAGTCGTCGGCACCGCCTACTCCGAGAAAGGCCGCGAGATGAAGGTGTACGGTCCCTCGGACCGCGCGCTCGTCGTCGTCGCGGGACGAGAGGAGGAGACGAACGGTCTCCGCGCGCTCCTGTCGCGACTCGTCGGCGGCGTCGGCGTCCTCGGAGTCGCCAGCCTCGTCGTCGACCGGCTGCTCGGCGGGCCGACCGCCGAGTTCTCACCATTCGCCATCGGATCGTCCGGCGGCGCGAAAGGACAGAGCGGCGAGAACACCTCCGGCGGCGCGGGGAGCGACGGAGACGCCGGAAGCGGGGGAGGGAGCGGAGACGACGGCGGAGCCGTCGACAGCGGTGGGGCGACGGAGACCGCAGACAAAGCGACGGAGACCGCAGACGGAGCGGCGGATACGGCCGCCGAGACGACGATGGAGGAAGGTACGGAGTCTACCCGAACGCTGACCGACGCACCGCAGACGGCCGATTCCACCGAGGTAGCCACCGAATCGACGGCGGCCGACAGCGGGGAGACGACGCGGACGGCCGCCGACACCGCCGTCGACTTCGGCGGCGAGGTGCTGGACGCTGGCGGGCCGACGCTTCTCGACGTGCTCGTCGCCTCGCCGGGGTTCCTTTTCTTCCTCGGCGGCGTCGCGGTGCTTCTGGTCGCGCTGTTCGTCCGGTATCGGCGGTAG
- a CDS encoding cation diffusion facilitator family transporter: MAGSKSVVIAALIANGAIAVMKFFGYLLTGSPSMLSETYHSISDTGNQVFLLVGIRYSGKDPSRQHPFGYGKSQFFYSFLVAVMLFGIAGWESLKHGYEAIMHPGHGGGGDPVTFFGSTFDPVWVNVVVLLGAIAFETYAFVKANDELQRQINEYGWSGIPEAFRKTSDVTTLTAYTEDAIALGGAAIALVGILLSHFLDAPIYDAIASLIIGLLLMGFAAALAWENKRLLIGESLPADVEEKLRRVILEHPGVTGVDSFRSVYVGAEKTLVTAEVRFDGELVTGDIDTDIGQIKSELESADNRVSYVNIEPEV; this comes from the coding sequence ATGGCAGGAAGCAAATCGGTCGTCATTGCCGCGTTGATAGCCAATGGCGCTATCGCGGTGATGAAGTTTTTCGGGTATCTGCTGACCGGCAGTCCGTCGATGCTGTCGGAGACGTACCACTCCATCTCCGACACCGGCAACCAGGTGTTCTTGCTCGTCGGCATCCGGTACAGCGGTAAGGATCCGAGCAGACAGCATCCATTCGGCTACGGCAAGTCACAGTTTTTCTACAGCTTCCTCGTCGCGGTGATGCTGTTCGGCATCGCCGGATGGGAGAGCCTCAAACACGGCTACGAAGCCATCATGCACCCCGGTCACGGGGGCGGTGGCGACCCCGTGACGTTCTTCGGCAGCACGTTCGACCCCGTCTGGGTGAACGTCGTCGTCCTCCTCGGTGCCATCGCCTTCGAGACGTACGCGTTCGTGAAGGCCAACGACGAACTCCAGCGACAGATAAACGAGTACGGCTGGAGCGGCATCCCCGAGGCGTTCCGGAAGACGAGCGACGTGACGACGCTAACGGCGTACACCGAGGACGCCATCGCGCTCGGCGGTGCGGCCATCGCGCTCGTCGGCATCCTCCTGTCGCACTTCCTCGACGCGCCCATCTACGACGCTATCGCGTCGCTGATCATCGGTCTGTTGCTCATGGGCTTCGCCGCCGCGCTCGCGTGGGAGAATAAACGCCTGCTCATCGGCGAGAGTCTCCCCGCCGACGTCGAGGAGAAGCTTCGGCGGGTCATCCTCGAGCATCCGGGCGTGACGGGCGTCGATAGCTTCCGCTCGGTGTACGTCGGGGCCGAGAAGACGCTCGTCACCGCGGAGGTACGGTTCGACGGCGAACTCGTCACGGGCGACATCGACACCGACATCGGACAGATAAAGTCAGAACTCGAATCGGCCGACAACCGCGTCTCCTACGTCAACATCGAGCCGGAGGTCTGA
- a CDS encoding GNAT family N-acetyltransferase, whose product MTDDGPTSTVRVAADDELVDVMRVLDGAVLEIDAETVETRLGTDAVLVAERDGHIIGALVRDGDHVDAVAVRRQHRADGVGSALVRAALERTDRLTADFDPRVRQFYESLGFEITERDGRLWAEKHSRSEER is encoded by the coding sequence GTGACCGACGACGGACCGACGTCGACCGTCCGCGTCGCCGCGGACGACGAACTGGTCGACGTGATGCGCGTGCTCGACGGCGCGGTGCTGGAAATCGACGCCGAGACGGTCGAGACGCGACTCGGAACCGACGCCGTCCTCGTCGCCGAACGAGACGGACATATTATCGGGGCGCTCGTCCGCGACGGCGACCACGTCGACGCCGTCGCCGTCCGTCGCCAGCATCGGGCGGACGGCGTCGGGAGCGCCCTCGTCCGCGCTGCACTAGAGCGAACCGACCGCCTGACCGCGGATTTCGACCCGCGCGTGCGACAGTTCTACGAGTCGCTGGGCTTCGAGATAACCGAACGCGACGGACGACTGTGGGCCGAGAAGCACAGCAGAAGCGAGGAGCGGTAG
- a CDS encoding phosphoglucomutase/phosphomannomutase family protein, with the protein MDAISFGTDGWRATLDTFTDDRLRVVGQAVADYLRDEGYDDPVAVGYDARESSPGFAESLAEVLADNGFDVLLPERDCPTPVLAWNIVSRGLSGALMVTASHNPPEYNGVKFIPDDGAPALPEVTTAVEERLAEPRDPVDDRGDVERVDFVSEHAEHARNLVDADLTGTTVVYDAMHGSGRGVTDALLESTGAEVIRLRCDDDPTFGGESPEPSEELLGDLVDTVAENNADLGIANDGDADRLAVVTPERGFLDENLFFAALYDALLEEDSGPAIRTVSTTFLIDRIAEAHGEDVVETAVGFKWVAQAMSEHDALIGGEESGGFSVRGHIREKDGVLVSLLAAAVAAEESFDSRVDRLEAKHGEIHADKVSVDCPDSEKARVLDDLSDEIPDTVAGREVSQVVTLDGFKLLLEDGSWLLVRPSGTEPKMRVYAESDSADSVTDLLVEGRELVTSLV; encoded by the coding sequence ATGGATGCAATCTCCTTCGGCACCGATGGATGGCGAGCGACGCTCGACACGTTCACCGACGACCGACTCCGCGTCGTCGGACAGGCCGTTGCCGACTACCTCCGCGACGAGGGGTACGACGACCCCGTCGCCGTCGGCTACGACGCCCGCGAGTCCTCGCCCGGGTTCGCCGAGAGCCTCGCGGAAGTGCTCGCCGACAACGGCTTCGACGTACTGCTGCCCGAGCGCGATTGCCCGACGCCCGTTCTCGCGTGGAACATCGTCTCGCGCGGCCTCTCGGGCGCGCTGATGGTCACGGCCTCGCACAACCCACCCGAGTACAACGGCGTGAAGTTCATCCCCGACGACGGCGCGCCCGCGCTGCCCGAAGTGACGACGGCCGTCGAGGAGCGACTCGCCGAACCGCGCGACCCCGTCGACGACCGCGGCGACGTCGAACGCGTCGACTTCGTCTCCGAGCACGCCGAGCACGCGCGTAATCTCGTCGACGCCGACCTCACTGGCACGACCGTCGTCTACGACGCGATGCACGGCAGCGGCCGCGGCGTCACCGACGCGCTACTGGAATCCACCGGAGCCGAAGTAATCCGCCTCCGCTGCGACGACGACCCGACGTTCGGCGGCGAGTCGCCGGAACCGAGCGAGGAACTGCTCGGCGACCTCGTCGACACCGTTGCCGAAAACAACGCGGACCTCGGCATCGCCAACGACGGCGACGCCGACCGCCTCGCGGTCGTCACGCCCGAGCGCGGTTTCCTCGACGAGAACCTCTTCTTCGCCGCGCTGTACGACGCGCTGCTGGAGGAGGACTCCGGCCCCGCGATTCGGACCGTCTCGACGACGTTCCTCATCGACCGCATCGCGGAGGCCCACGGCGAGGACGTCGTCGAAACGGCGGTCGGGTTCAAGTGGGTCGCGCAGGCGATGAGCGAACACGACGCGCTCATCGGCGGCGAGGAGTCGGGAGGCTTCAGCGTCCGCGGCCACATCCGCGAGAAAGACGGCGTGCTCGTATCGCTTCTCGCTGCCGCCGTCGCCGCCGAAGAGTCGTTCGACTCGCGCGTCGACCGCCTCGAAGCCAAACACGGCGAGATTCACGCCGACAAGGTGAGCGTCGACTGCCCAGACAGCGAGAAGGCACGCGTCTTAGACGACCTCTCCGACGAGATTCCCGACACGGTGGCCGGGCGCGAGGTGTCGCAGGTCGTCACGCTCGACGGCTTCAAACTCCTGCTCGAAGACGGGTCGTGGCTGCTCGTCCGCCCCTCGGGAACGGAACCGAAGATGCGCGTCTACGCCGAGTCCGACAGCGCCGACAGCGTCACCGACCTGCTCGTCGAGGGTCGAGAACTCGTCACGTCGCTCGTCTGA